A region of Nostoc sp. 'Peltigera membranacea cyanobiont' N6 DNA encodes the following proteins:
- a CDS encoding diacylglycerol/polyprenol kinase family protein — protein MTNNDFIGLAISYIYATSLLVIGEGLRRLFDVKPDLTRKVIHIGAGMWVFGVLILFHHWEIGIIPFATFIGLNYLFYRYRIIGAMDTEESSPGTVYFAISVTLLFGLLWRPDGPLDSAPIAVAGIMAMTWGDALAALIGRRFGQHKYQVGNSVRSWEGSVAMFVASSVAIFLVLLLLPGSSLSPLAKTFSLGWVLLTTVITATFATLAEAVSPHGTDNLSVPLVAAGVLWILMQGFYFNF, from the coding sequence ATGACAAACAATGATTTTATCGGGCTAGCAATTTCTTATATTTACGCGACTAGTCTGCTTGTGATTGGCGAGGGACTGCGTAGGCTGTTTGACGTAAAGCCAGATTTGACCCGTAAGGTGATTCATATTGGTGCAGGGATGTGGGTTTTCGGTGTCCTGATACTGTTTCACCACTGGGAAATCGGAATTATACCCTTTGCCACCTTTATCGGACTTAACTACCTGTTCTACCGCTACCGAATTATCGGCGCAATGGATACTGAGGAAAGCTCACCCGGTACAGTTTATTTTGCTATCTCAGTGACACTACTTTTCGGGCTACTATGGCGACCAGACGGGCCATTAGATAGTGCCCCAATCGCTGTAGCTGGGATAATGGCAATGACCTGGGGTGATGCATTGGCAGCATTAATCGGTAGACGGTTCGGACAGCATAAATATCAAGTGGGAAATTCTGTGCGTTCCTGGGAAGGTTCGGTAGCAATGTTTGTAGCAAGTTCAGTGGCGATTTTCTTAGTGCTGTTGCTACTACCTGGTTCGTCGTTGAGTCCCCTGGCAAAAACTTTTAGTTTGGGATGGGTTTTGTTAACTACGGTAATAACTGCGACTTTCGCCACTCTAGCAGAGGCAGTTTCACCCCACGGCACAGATAACCTCAGCGTGCCTCTAGTCGCTGCGGGTGTACTTTGGATTCTCATGCAAGGATTTTATTTTAACTTTTAA
- a CDS encoding DUF3685 domain-containing protein, which translates to MSDRHLKLLLFDQDPIFRLGLRVALEAIPNLEVTGVVETDTTALQILAEIAQEDPKRVNLLVLEFGNGRSTTSQQLGLQFCRQLKALYPNLPILLLSSVQEQGLLLAAKSIGVNGYCPKGTPLPELVAAMQEVADGGDYWFRDTEANATPNSSLPSRDAINRVTPYSPLPFSRLRNNLRLSGIAYIETTLAAVTTQLQVPGLPVLDRAILAGRRRELLAARWLLNGLLVSSQERQEKHIPVADELPLTPLLSSAIEQRQTISPLLSPGTLQSALFTSCVTKLQFPLRNVTDVPLEIDIFREDKKRELLYLILQKLAEQLDELRASQIQLSQLNEVKSTLIGNLWQAAITDFFGKFSRIKLGNNNIELVKLLLQNAEVVQRDILNKIPLFCELYSHLLFQTELNIDNTSYPVVSAEAKSQTLMILENLLIQVANGVVQPLLNYLADVEEIKQNFYSRQLISTREIERFRNDLSWKYRLSNYINEPKAVFESRYELFVIAPRGIASTSVYAPRNQELGKLSNIPLIVTLLLEFSDAIAPRLKSLLSFLGSGIVFILTQIIGRGLGLIGRGILQGIGNASLIEKNFRRNSDRTK; encoded by the coding sequence ATGAGCGATCGCCATTTAAAATTATTGTTATTCGACCAAGACCCGATTTTTCGTCTGGGATTACGGGTAGCTCTGGAAGCAATTCCTAACCTGGAAGTAACAGGAGTAGTAGAAACTGACACCACTGCCTTGCAAATTTTAGCAGAAATTGCCCAAGAAGACCCTAAACGAGTAAATTTACTGGTTTTAGAATTCGGTAATGGTCGCTCCACCACCAGCCAACAGCTAGGTTTACAATTCTGTCGGCAACTCAAAGCCTTATATCCCAACCTGCCAATTTTGCTCCTAAGTTCTGTGCAAGAACAAGGACTGCTATTAGCTGCCAAATCTATTGGTGTAAATGGCTACTGCCCCAAAGGTACACCACTACCTGAGTTAGTCGCTGCTATGCAAGAAGTTGCAGATGGTGGTGACTATTGGTTTCGGGACACAGAAGCGAACGCAACTCCTAACTCCTCACTCCCTAGTAGAGACGCGATTAATCGCGTCACTCCCTACTCCCCACTACCTTTTTCCAGACTGCGAAATAATTTACGTTTGTCAGGAATTGCTTACATCGAGACTACTCTAGCCGCAGTCACAACACAATTACAAGTTCCTGGATTACCAGTACTAGATCGAGCAATTCTAGCTGGACGGAGGCGAGAACTCCTAGCGGCTCGTTGGTTGTTAAATGGGTTGTTAGTTTCATCCCAAGAAAGGCAAGAGAAACATATTCCGGTTGCTGATGAGCTACCGCTCACACCTTTATTGAGTAGTGCCATTGAGCAAAGGCAAACTATTTCACCTTTACTTAGTCCAGGAACACTACAATCTGCCTTGTTTACATCTTGTGTTACTAAACTTCAATTTCCTTTAAGAAATGTTACAGATGTCCCTTTAGAAATTGACATCTTCCGTGAAGATAAAAAACGAGAATTACTTTACCTGATTCTGCAAAAACTGGCTGAACAGTTGGATGAATTGCGTGCATCTCAAATCCAGTTAAGTCAATTAAATGAGGTAAAAAGTACCTTAATAGGCAATTTATGGCAAGCCGCAATTACAGATTTTTTTGGAAAGTTTTCTCGGATAAAATTAGGAAATAACAATATAGAACTTGTTAAGTTATTACTCCAAAATGCAGAGGTTGTGCAAAGAGATATTCTCAATAAAATTCCGCTATTTTGCGAATTGTATTCTCATCTACTATTTCAAACGGAATTGAACATTGATAATACCTCCTATCCAGTAGTGAGTGCTGAAGCAAAATCCCAAACATTAATGATTTTAGAGAACTTGTTAATTCAGGTAGCTAATGGGGTAGTTCAACCACTACTAAATTATTTAGCAGATGTAGAAGAGATTAAACAAAATTTTTATAGTCGGCAATTAATTTCTACAAGAGAAATTGAACGATTTCGAAACGATTTATCATGGAAATATCGATTGAGTAATTATATCAACGAACCAAAAGCAGTTTTTGAAAGTCGCTATGAGCTATTTGTAATTGCGCCTCGTGGCATTGCCAGTACTTCAGTTTATGCTCCTCGAAATCAGGAATTAGGAAAACTTTCTAATATTCCTTTGATAGTGACATTGCTTCTAGAATTTAGTGATGCGATCGCACCGCGCTTAAAATCACTATTATCTTTTTTAGGTAGCGGTATAGTCTTCATCCTCACCCAAATAATCGGTCGTGGTTTAGGTTTAATCGGTCGTGGTATTCTTCAAGGTATTGGTAATGCTTCGTTAATAGAAAAGAATTTTAGACGAAATAGCGATCGCACTAAATGA
- a CDS encoding pentapeptide repeat-containing protein gives MNLSIRHWLAERHIAINQIRGFSAGQLAGIAYRIVQDMEVKSLMPFDICTLVEVLELPLGIVWEEISVISQLTENLLRSLSQKKPLKRNEGTWLAFQIAYLQALQTIIKQEVSLQRPWLDRASIPIKAQILKEDAGKLTLQDSQLQGLLKTLTPGKLTDTQAEQALSLVADSLLVQQINHAVIAWLVANGAEEFEAKLLTQRLSNSLPGDILVVVTENAAPLAQLQKFFRLGISLSPSLNAPEVGSPVGEKIDLHREHYRASLIKNLSMPLLIESFSLKDIYVPQKGLPIEESIFEQEKKPVKPVDLKTWAQQQLADLETIAIIESEPGYGKTSFCQLWAAQIAQELYPTWMPIVIRLRGVTYGKTFTETLNSAFDVDLSTWLEQQNPPCLLLLDGLDELPPSAHGIRTKAIFIQQLLNFKSQHRHKIVLTSRSTTLQEIAPEIPLPLKRIIIQPLDVDEFKQWFQQWAKVQSLAIAQNFFTFLKQSGLFASQSRFTELSPLVRQPLMLHLLGILHRDGLLDDEVLQLAANTPKSSLLEIYHRLSRWLLGYPLIGEIKTMLLRSGSTHIHRTPEAIANLLANRHPQDLLEQMQAIALKILHSQRHQINLAGEFNSLPGFYFKIQNLESSEKSAEKTNLIEFSHIKLGEFLCAKAVTAELKLLTQCQNEAYGSLTFVLDSPSSVAQHIYNLLGYGILSQEIEELAIAILRREQKHKFSFEVLFQRLLSFWRGYCQGCWLDEGIVHKALTHFHALQNPVNVEQVNAAVGLNVFLLLCACYRETKIPFCPCGNPLNLTEFNPEALSVLIARTTVLHKTAFATRIKSLAGLNLSGASLLQVMLTGVNLEQTNLSNAELIGINLAGANLQQANLTGANLQQANLTGANLQQANFTGANLQQINLMGTNINSANLTNACLFDAILTEADKKLAADNGALFSKESFQRLKNLRSLPPQASHQHLLNTVKITPNTDKNWPKLPAIGVIESSEGTILPVGLYDEDVEDETVFGNDSIDESSTY, from the coding sequence ATGAACTTGAGTATTCGGCACTGGTTGGCAGAACGCCATATCGCAATCAATCAAATCAGAGGGTTTTCGGCAGGGCAATTGGCAGGTATTGCCTATCGGATTGTTCAGGATATGGAAGTCAAAAGCCTCATGCCTTTTGATATCTGTACCTTGGTAGAAGTTTTAGAACTACCTTTAGGGATTGTTTGGGAAGAAATCAGTGTCATTTCCCAGTTGACAGAAAACCTGTTGCGTAGTCTCAGCCAAAAAAAACCTTTAAAACGTAACGAAGGCACATGGCTAGCGTTTCAAATTGCCTATCTCCAAGCTTTGCAAACAATTATAAAGCAGGAAGTAAGCTTACAAAGACCGTGGCTAGATCGGGCAAGTATACCAATTAAAGCCCAAATACTTAAAGAGGATGCGGGTAAACTCACCCTCCAAGATTCGCAACTGCAAGGATTACTAAAAACTCTCACCCCAGGTAAACTAACTGATACTCAGGCGGAACAAGCACTGTCTCTGGTTGCAGATTCATTACTGGTACAACAAATAAATCATGCTGTCATCGCTTGGTTAGTTGCCAATGGGGCAGAGGAATTTGAGGCTAAACTCTTAACACAACGTTTGTCCAACTCACTTCCTGGTGACATACTGGTAGTCGTTACCGAAAATGCTGCCCCTTTAGCCCAACTACAAAAGTTTTTCCGTTTGGGGATTTCATTATCTCCCAGTTTGAACGCTCCAGAAGTTGGTTCTCCAGTCGGTGAGAAAATTGATTTGCATCGAGAACATTACCGTGCAAGTTTGATTAAAAACCTCAGTATGCCGTTGCTCATAGAATCCTTTTCTCTCAAGGATATCTATGTACCACAAAAAGGCTTACCAATAGAGGAAAGTATTTTTGAGCAGGAAAAAAAACCTGTTAAGCCGGTTGATTTAAAGACATGGGCGCAGCAACAGCTAGCTGATTTAGAAACGATCGCTATAATTGAGTCGGAACCTGGTTATGGAAAAACCAGTTTTTGCCAACTCTGGGCAGCACAGATAGCACAAGAATTATACCCTACTTGGATGCCTATAGTAATTAGGTTACGGGGTGTAACTTATGGCAAAACTTTCACCGAAACCCTAAATTCTGCTTTTGATGTTGATCTTTCAACTTGGTTAGAGCAACAAAATCCCCCTTGTCTGCTGCTGCTAGATGGTTTGGATGAATTGCCCCCTTCTGCTCATGGTATAAGAACAAAAGCAATTTTTATTCAGCAATTACTGAACTTTAAATCTCAGCATAGACACAAAATTGTGTTAACAAGTCGGTCAACAACATTACAAGAAATCGCCCCAGAGATACCTCTACCATTGAAGCGAATTATCATTCAACCGTTGGATGTAGACGAATTCAAACAATGGTTTCAGCAGTGGGCAAAAGTACAATCGTTGGCGATCGCTCAAAATTTCTTTACATTCTTAAAACAGTCAGGCTTATTTGCCAGCCAATCAAGGTTTACAGAATTATCTCCCCTTGTCCGTCAACCTCTGATGCTGCATTTATTGGGCATTTTACACCGAGATGGACTGCTAGATGATGAAGTGTTGCAATTAGCTGCTAATACCCCAAAGTCTTCTCTGTTAGAAATTTACCATCGCCTGAGTCGATGGTTATTGGGCTATCCGCTAATTGGTGAGATCAAGACGATGCTGCTGCGCTCAGGATCGACTCATATCCACCGAACTCCAGAAGCGATCGCTAATTTACTCGCTAATCGTCATCCCCAAGATTTACTTGAGCAGATGCAAGCGATCGCTTTGAAAATTTTACACTCTCAACGCCATCAAATTAATTTGGCTGGTGAATTTAATTCTCTACCAGGGTTTTATTTTAAGATTCAGAATTTAGAAAGCTCAGAAAAAAGCGCAGAAAAAACTAATTTAATTGAGTTTTCGCATATTAAGCTAGGAGAATTTCTTTGCGCTAAGGCTGTGACTGCTGAGTTGAAATTATTGACTCAGTGCCAAAATGAGGCTTATGGTTCCCTCACTTTTGTGCTTGATTCTCCCAGTAGTGTTGCCCAGCATATTTATAATTTACTGGGTTATGGCATCCTTAGCCAGGAAATTGAAGAACTGGCGATCGCAATTTTGCGTCGGGAGCAAAAGCACAAGTTTTCTTTTGAAGTTTTGTTCCAACGGCTTTTGTCTTTCTGGCGTGGTTACTGTCAAGGTTGTTGGTTGGATGAAGGGATAGTTCACAAAGCTTTGACTCATTTCCACGCACTGCAAAACCCAGTAAATGTTGAGCAGGTGAATGCTGCGGTAGGATTAAATGTGTTTTTATTGCTTTGTGCTTGTTACCGAGAAACAAAAATCCCTTTTTGCCCTTGTGGCAATCCACTTAATTTAACAGAATTCAACCCAGAGGCTTTGAGTGTGCTAATTGCGAGGACAACCGTTTTGCACAAAACTGCCTTTGCAACCCGAATCAAGTCTCTAGCTGGACTCAATTTATCGGGAGCCTCTTTGTTGCAAGTGATGTTAACTGGGGTAAATCTTGAGCAGACAAACTTATCCAATGCGGAGTTAATCGGGATAAATTTGGCTGGAGCCAATTTGCAACAGGCTAACCTTACAGGCGCAAACCTTCAACAAGCTAACCTTACAGGCGCAAACCTCCAACAGGCTAACTTTACAGGCGCAAACCTCCAACAGATAAACCTGATGGGGACAAATATTAATTCAGCGAATCTCACCAACGCCTGTTTATTTGATGCCATCCTTACTGAGGCTGACAAAAAATTAGCTGCTGATAATGGTGCTTTGTTCTCCAAAGAATCGTTTCAAAGACTGAAAAATTTGCGTAGTTTACCGCCGCAGGCATCGCACCAACACTTATTAAACACCGTCAAAATTACACCAAACACAGATAAGAATTGGCCCAAACTCCCTGCGATCGGAGTAATCGAAAGCTCCGAAGGTACAATTTTACCAGTAGGTTTATATGATGAAGATGTCGAAGATGAAACAGTTTTTGGCAATGACTCCATTGATGAGAGTAGTACATATTAG
- a CDS encoding Fur family transcriptional regulator → MQKQKISTKPIRSLEDALDRCQILGMRVSRQRRFILELLWQANEHLSAREIYDRLNQEGKEIGHTSVYQNLEALSSQGIIECIERCDGRLYGNISDSHSHINCVDTNQILDVHVELPEDLIRKIEEETGVRITEYSINFFGYRKPQEG, encoded by the coding sequence ATGCAAAAACAAAAAATTTCTACAAAACCAATTCGTTCTCTAGAAGATGCGCTAGATAGGTGTCAAATCCTGGGTATGCGCGTCAGTCGTCAGCGTCGCTTTATTCTAGAATTACTTTGGCAAGCAAATGAACATCTTTCTGCTAGAGAGATTTACGATCGCTTGAACCAAGAAGGTAAAGAGATCGGCCATACCTCTGTTTATCAAAATCTAGAAGCATTATCCAGTCAAGGCATCATTGAATGTATTGAACGCTGTGATGGACGTTTGTACGGCAATATCAGTGACTCTCACAGTCATATTAACTGTGTGGATACAAATCAAATTCTTGATGTTCATGTAGAACTTCCAGAAGATTTGATCCGCAAAATTGAAGAAGAAACAGGAGTGCGGATTACTGAATACAGTATTAACTTTTTTGGCTACCGTAAGCCGCAAGAAGGCTAG
- a CDS encoding CRR6 family NdhI maturation factor, producing MAAESKTIAIALNNDFINNLDLSPASPVIEQWLQDGVASHEQQLRFDINYDLEPGDPRELSEIPEVRLWFVRLDAKYPWLAFLLDWKAGEFARYAAMLVPHQFSSQDGIQYNPEALEIFLMHKIFILGDWLKQQDIPSLSRLKSMAQMLGYELDDAFFEIF from the coding sequence GTGGCTGCTGAGTCAAAGACAATTGCGATCGCACTCAATAATGACTTCATTAACAATCTCGATCTATCGCCTGCCTCACCGGTGATTGAACAATGGCTGCAAGATGGGGTTGCATCCCACGAACAACAGCTACGCTTTGATATCAATTACGATCTCGAACCTGGCGATCCACGGGAACTCTCAGAAATTCCAGAGGTGCGGCTGTGGTTTGTGCGCCTAGATGCCAAATACCCCTGGTTAGCATTTTTACTAGATTGGAAAGCTGGAGAATTTGCTCGTTATGCCGCCATGCTAGTACCACATCAGTTCAGTTCTCAAGATGGCATCCAGTACAATCCTGAAGCCTTAGAAATATTTTTGATGCACAAAATCTTTATTTTAGGTGATTGGCTTAAACAGCAAGATATCCCTAGCCTCTCCAGGCTGAAGTCCATGGCCCAAATGCTGGGTTATGAATTAGATGATGCTTTTTTTGAGATATTTTGA
- a CDS encoding glyoxalase-like domain protein, with protein sequence MVIAVSVMSFLLSPLTFGSFLPSLPLDSLFSTQGIMVMLLAAYAGAMWMFLTSAPKVHTVMVSDLEIARQLYEGLLDLPAAEVPLHYYYNYEQTIGATGIDPLYMSTGPSLSSKMMSNATEGLWYQLKKNTQLHVITGASLGSKNQQRHVCFDRDCLEMILMRVETRGLKLKIRNQKPLNFLVKDYEGRVIEVAEVAN encoded by the coding sequence ATGGTTATAGCAGTTAGTGTGATGTCGTTCCTGCTCAGTCCCCTTACCTTTGGTTCCTTTCTCCCTTCCCTCCCCTTAGATAGCCTGTTTTCTACCCAAGGCATTATGGTAATGCTGCTAGCAGCTTACGCTGGTGCAATGTGGATGTTCCTCACCAGTGCCCCAAAAGTACACACTGTAATGGTGTCAGATTTGGAGATTGCCCGACAGTTGTATGAAGGGCTGCTAGATTTGCCAGCAGCTGAGGTGCCTTTGCACTATTACTACAACTACGAACAAACTATAGGCGCAACTGGGATCGATCCGCTATACATGTCTACTGGGCCGAGTTTGTCAAGCAAAATGATGAGTAATGCCACTGAAGGGTTGTGGTATCAATTGAAGAAAAACACCCAGTTACACGTTATTACTGGTGCGAGTTTAGGTAGCAAGAATCAACAACGCCACGTTTGTTTTGATCGCGACTGTCTGGAAATGATTTTAATGCGAGTCGAAACGCGCGGTTTGAAATTAAAGATTCGTAACCAAAAGCCCCTGAACTTTTTAGTCAAAGACTATGAGGGGCGAGTGATTGAGGTGGCTGAGGTAGCGAATTAG
- a CDS encoding RNA polymerase subunit sigma-70 — protein sequence MQIPHFPEANHPLVKSLFHHTDHELLTLFQRHPDAGKYFTVIFCRYSPIVYTLIRHSARSPVQADYLFALTWRHIYYELGGLNLTTSESGEPALTMQNWLINMTAFCINEIKLPPTEAIHYSLQATSPPLWCYVQQALDQLPGVLRLIVLMAQTFHWSETRIAAYLQAEGEAIAPNEVANSLQEGYRMLEDKLPADIRAIYFGEDFTQS from the coding sequence GTGCAAATTCCTCATTTTCCTGAAGCTAATCATCCTCTGGTAAAGTCGCTATTTCATCACACTGACCATGAACTACTGACTCTGTTTCAGCGCCATCCAGATGCCGGCAAGTATTTTACGGTGATTTTTTGCCGCTATAGCCCCATAGTGTATACCTTAATTCGGCATTCGGCGCGATCGCCTGTGCAGGCAGATTATCTGTTTGCCCTCACCTGGCGGCATATTTATTACGAACTCGGTGGACTAAATTTAACCACCTCTGAATCAGGAGAGCCAGCCTTAACCATGCAAAATTGGTTAATTAATATGACAGCTTTCTGTATTAACGAGATTAAGCTACCACCCACAGAAGCAATTCATTATTCTCTGCAAGCGACTTCGCCGCCACTATGGTGCTATGTACAACAAGCATTAGACCAACTACCAGGTGTTTTACGATTAATCGTGTTAATGGCTCAAACTTTCCATTGGAGTGAAACGAGAATCGCTGCCTATCTGCAAGCTGAAGGAGAAGCGATCGCTCCCAACGAAGTAGCCAATTCTCTCCAGGAAGGCTATCGTATGCTAGAGGACAAATTACCCGCAGATATCCGCGCCATATACTTTGGGGAAGATTTCACTCAATCTTAA
- a CDS encoding tetratricopeptide repeat protein, which produces MISRPQVLLYSFLLFTFLLSPIAAGAADITQQLHRPLNSSVGRQSRDEADSLLTIGKQQYASGYADKTIVSCLQALELYHSIGDLKAQGLTYNLLAKAYIQLGSSKEAEDALRRGLAIARDTKDFQTQIFVLNNIGTFLLQQGESAAAGKILEDALAIARGVKNIEGEGLSLSNLGLVTARLGDYNKAIKLYENALLFRRQTGDAIGEANTLNNLGDAYLASGNYQDTIATYGEAMQTAKTSRDRTNELRAIDGLVKAHTAVGRYERAFDLLEQRLALAKELQNLREELKSFESYAQVYKQQGNYLTARNFYERAIILARTLEDSEQEVQLRDQLTQMLQRK; this is translated from the coding sequence ATGATTTCTCGTCCCCAGGTACTTTTATACAGTTTTTTACTGTTTACTTTTTTGCTGAGTCCCATAGCTGCGGGTGCGGCTGATATTACGCAACAACTCCACCGTCCTTTAAATAGTTCCGTTGGGCGACAATCCAGAGATGAAGCAGACAGCTTGCTGACTATCGGCAAACAACAATATGCTTCAGGGTATGCCGATAAAACAATTGTGTCTTGCTTGCAAGCACTAGAACTATATCACTCAATTGGCGACCTGAAAGCACAAGGTTTGACTTACAATTTGCTTGCCAAGGCTTATATTCAGCTTGGTAGTTCAAAAGAGGCAGAAGATGCTTTACGACGAGGATTAGCGATCGCTCGTGATACTAAAGACTTCCAAACTCAGATTTTTGTGCTAAATAATATCGGTACATTTCTCCTGCAACAAGGAGAATCTGCTGCTGCTGGTAAAATACTCGAAGATGCACTCGCAATTGCTCGTGGTGTCAAAAACATTGAAGGCGAAGGACTATCTCTGAGTAATTTGGGTTTAGTAACTGCCAGGTTGGGAGATTATAACAAGGCGATTAAATTGTATGAAAATGCTTTACTTTTCCGCCGTCAAACGGGCGATGCCATCGGTGAAGCAAATACCCTGAATAATTTAGGTGATGCTTACCTAGCATCTGGAAATTATCAGGATACCATTGCTACCTATGGCGAAGCAATGCAAACAGCTAAAACTAGCCGCGATCGCACTAATGAATTACGAGCAATTGACGGTTTAGTTAAAGCTCACACTGCTGTCGGACGCTACGAAAGAGCCTTTGATTTACTAGAGCAACGTTTAGCACTCGCTAAAGAATTGCAAAATTTGCGAGAAGAATTAAAATCTTTTGAGTCTTACGCTCAGGTATATAAGCAACAAGGTAATTACCTCACTGCTCGTAATTTTTACGAAAGGGCGATTATACTGGCGCGGACATTAGAAGACAGCGAACAAGAAGTGCAATTGCGGGATCAGTTAACTCAAATGCTTCAACGAAAGTAG
- a CDS encoding sensor histidine kinase, with protein MFQATRRRLAIWYTAVTAVLLLIFASGVYLYVRSTLIERIDDTLNHVVEIVERCLTTSRCASTLIFEPINADVDKFRINLEASFRENADTVEDDHIDLEWFSPSGELLWSTLSEPLNIPIRANRTGETVRVVKGESENSKFLTPHSSLLTQNSPLLLRQITQRVEVGRQVVGYLRVSHPWFEVTKPSRELIFDLALGIGLMVASVGASGWFLSGKAMEPVGESYQRLKQFTADASHELRSPITLIQTNVQVALADLDLAEVEATTSMQYRQQLKVVERLTQRLGKLVNDLLFLARQDSGISKDIFSPCPLDALLMEVVEEQQLLVPEKEITLSLDLIDPPASETSPKLLENWFTLVGNWDQLVRLFTNLIANALYYTPVGGWVKVELVRIEGINRVSGLRYSSAQLQVKVSDSGVGIPIEALPRLFDRFYRVDPARTHTTGNTATTNATSSGLGLAIAQAIVEHHQGHIQVESTQGIGTTFTVTLPITLES; from the coding sequence ATGTTTCAGGCTACTCGCCGCCGTCTTGCAATTTGGTACACTGCTGTCACTGCGGTATTACTATTAATATTTGCTAGTGGTGTTTATTTATATGTCCGCAGTACGTTGATTGAGCGAATTGATGATACCCTCAACCATGTAGTAGAAATAGTGGAGCGTTGTCTCACAACAAGTCGTTGTGCATCTACACTCATATTTGAGCCAATTAATGCTGATGTAGATAAATTTCGCATTAATTTAGAAGCCAGTTTTCGTGAAAATGCTGACACCGTAGAAGATGACCACATCGACCTAGAATGGTTTAGTCCGTCTGGTGAATTACTGTGGTCAACACTATCCGAACCGCTAAATATTCCCATTCGTGCCAACCGCACTGGTGAAACTGTGCGCGTAGTTAAGGGAGAGAGTGAAAATTCCAAATTCCTAACTCCTCACTCTTCCCTCCTCACTCAAAATTCACCACTCTTATTACGACAAATCACCCAACGCGTAGAAGTGGGGCGGCAGGTAGTAGGATATCTGCGTGTTAGTCATCCCTGGTTTGAAGTCACTAAACCCAGTCGTGAGTTAATTTTTGATTTGGCACTAGGTATTGGGTTAATGGTGGCTTCCGTAGGTGCAAGTGGCTGGTTTCTTTCGGGTAAAGCAATGGAACCGGTAGGTGAATCTTATCAACGCCTCAAACAATTCACTGCTGATGCTTCTCACGAACTTAGAAGTCCCATTACTTTGATTCAAACAAATGTGCAAGTCGCCCTTGCTGACTTGGATTTAGCAGAGGTGGAAGCGACTACTTCTATGCAGTATCGGCAACAATTAAAGGTGGTGGAACGGTTAACGCAGCGTTTGGGTAAGTTAGTCAATGACTTACTATTCTTAGCACGACAGGATAGTGGGATTAGCAAAGATATCTTTTCACCTTGTCCTCTGGATGCTTTGTTGATGGAGGTGGTTGAAGAACAACAATTGTTAGTTCCCGAAAAAGAAATCACTCTTTCTCTAGACTTAATCGATCCTCCTGCTTCCGAAACTAGCCCCAAATTACTGGAAAATTGGTTTACCCTTGTGGGCAATTGGGATCAACTGGTGCGGCTGTTCACAAATTTAATTGCTAATGCCTTATATTACACTCCAGTCGGTGGATGGGTAAAAGTGGAATTGGTGCGGATAGAAGGAATAAATCGCGTTTCTGGACTGCGTTATAGCAGTGCCCAGTTGCAAGTTAAAGTGAGTGATAGCGGAGTTGGAATCCCCATAGAAGCCCTACCACGCTTGTTTGACCGCTTTTATCGTGTAGATCCGGCACGGACTCATACAACTGGGAATACAGCTACAACTAATGCTACTAGTTCAGGATTAGGATTAGCGATCGCTCAAGCTATTGTCGAACATCATCAGGGTCATATTCAAGTTGAAAGTACCCAAGGCATTGGCACCACGTTTACTGTCACTTTACCAATAACTCTTGAGTCTTAA